In a single window of the Bactrocera dorsalis isolate Fly_Bdor chromosome 2, ASM2337382v1, whole genome shotgun sequence genome:
- the LOC105229878 gene encoding uncharacterized protein LOC105229878: protein MRTFVVLCFVAVASAQYSYPQQGAVDLSAPIGAAQLSQPIQPVNEYNKEFYSYSAPEHEFDDAGDAGQLANSLKKNLRVVFIKGPENTGLENAALQLAKSAGDERTAIYVLSKQADIGDLANKLNSINHQNQKPEVHFVKYRTPADAENAQRAIQSQYDSLPGPSTSNNGGAAPVLNFASQAPVAPAPAPVAPANSYIPPQASYLPPGRRV from the exons ATGCGTACATTTGTG GTTTTGTGCTTTGTTGCCGTCGCTTCGGCTCAATACAGCTACCCCCAACAAGGCGCTGTCGATCTCTCTGCTCCTATTGGTGCCGCTCAACTCTCCCAACCCATTCAACCTGTGAATGAGTACAACAAGGAGTTCTATAGCTACTCGGCACCTGAACATGAATTCGACGATGCTGGCGATGCAGGTCAACTTGCCAACTCGCTGAAGAAGAACTTGCGTGTTGTCTTCATTAAGGGACCCGAAAACACCGGACTTGAGAATGCTGCTTTGCAATTGGCTAAATCTGCTGGTGATGAACGCACCGCCATCTATGTCCTCAGCAAACAGGCTGATATCGGCGATTTGGCCAACAAATTGAACTCGATCAACCACCAAAACCAGAAACCCGAAGTGCACTTCGTCAAATACCGCACCCCAGCTGATGCTGAGAATGCACAACGCGCCATTCAGTCACAATACGACTCATTGCCCGGTCCATCCACCAGCAACAATGGCGGTGCTGCACCAGTTCTGAACTTTGCATCACAAGCGCCAGTTGCTCCAGCCCCAGCCCCAGTGGCACCAGCCAACTCGTACATTCCACCACAAGCGTCGTATTTGCCACCCGGCAGAAGAGTCTAA
- the LOC105229877 gene encoding uncharacterized protein LOC105229877 — MRVIVVLCLIAVAAAQYEYAANTQPQVGAAQLSQPIQPVNEFNKEYYTYSAPEHEFNDAGSADNIGNALKKNLRVIFVKGPENTGLENAALQLAKSAGEERTAIYVLTKQADIGDLANKLNSVQSTGSKPEVHFVKYRTPADAENAKQAIQSQYDSLPGASSNHNAGSAPVLDFASKAVAASVAAPAPAPVPLAAAAPAPAAPANTYIPPQAQAYLPPGRRF; from the exons atgcgtGTGATTGTG GTGCTTTGTCtgattgctgttgctgctgctcaaTACGAATATGCCGCCAATACCCAGCCACAAGTGGGTGCCGCTCAACTCTCCCAACCCATTCAGCCAGTCAACGAATTCAATAAGGAATACTATACTTACTCAGCACCCGAACATGAGTTCAATGATGCTGGCTCCGCTGACAATATCGGCAATGCATTGAAGAAGAACTTGCGTGTCATCTTCGTTAAGGGACCCGAGAATACCGGACTCGAGAATGCTGCTTTGCAATTGGCTAAATCGGCTGGCGAAGAACGCACTGCCATCTATGTGTTGACCAAGCAAGCTGATATCGGTGATTTGGCCAACAAATTGAACTCGGTACAGAGCACCGGCAGCAAACCCGAAGTACACTTTGTCAAATACCGCACCCCAGCCGATGCTGAGAATGCCAAGCAAGCTATCCAATCGCAGTACGACTCATTGCCCGGTGCTTCGAGCAATCACAATGCCGGTTCAGCGCCTGTTTTGGACTTCGCCAGCAAAGCAGTTGCAGCTTCAGTTGCTGCTCCAGCTCCAGCTCCAGTTCCATTGGCCGCAGCCGCACCCGCACCCGCTGCCCCTGCCAACACCTACATTCCACCACAAGCACAAGCGTATTTGCCACCCGGTAGAAGGTTCTAA